From Clarias gariepinus isolate MV-2021 ecotype Netherlands chromosome 18, CGAR_prim_01v2, whole genome shotgun sequence:
AGGGGGAAATAAGAATCATTAAACTGCTCTCTCCTGAAGCCAGAGCCATGACTCACATTTCTGTTCTAATGGAGCTCATGTTTTGTTCTctctatttattctttttatactgCTCTTCTATCTCTCTGTTTCACAAATGACTAAAATCATCCACAGACTTTCAATAAATATTGTGTGTATTGTAAATCTGTCAAGTTGACCAACACAGCATACATAAGTCCCAGTACTATGAAAAATCTGTGTCACATGCACTGGCTGAGCTGGGTCTCTGTTAAATTCTCCTACATGGTGCTTATGTATTAGCATGCACGTGAAGGGAAGAAAGGGTGAAAGTGTTATAGAATGAGAAAGAGGGAACATTTgagaaaatataagaaatagattaaaaagaatcaggttaaaaagtaataaaaaggcaaaagtaaactaataaacaaaaaatgagaACTAATCAGAGAGATACAGAATCCTCGGGTCAGATGAGTATTGAAAAAGATGGGGTTAATTTCTAGACAAGAAGTGTTTAtgtttgattgacaggtgaGGGGACAAATGGCTGTAGGGCCctggaggaggagaagaggaggaggagaagttCTCACCCGGTTAGTACCAAATCTCTCTTCTGAAAACTAAATTCTAGCATGTCAATGGCTAATAGTATAACATATTAATGGAGATCACTGCTGTTCATTGCTTTAGCCTGAGGAAGAGGTGATTGATGTAATCAGCTGTAACTTTGTTTTGTAACCAGATTTTCATTTGCTTCAATTTAATTGAGGAAAGGGGTGAGGACATGGACGACAGCATTTATTTTCCCTCTCTAATTGGTCTTTATGGGAACCAGAAATGAGAGCCTACTGTAGACTGCCATCTTTCTTCTACCTCCTGTTTCCTTAATTCATGTGCCTCCTCTCTCAGatcttgtacttttataaatttGGCACTAAATTATCAAACCATACAGTTTGTTCACAGAGCACCCTGACACCCAGAAACTCTTCCCCAAGTTTGTGGGGATCCCATGTGGTGAACTGGCTGGAAATGCAGGTGTTGCAGACCATGGCAAAACTGTTCTGACAAAACTGGGTGAGATCCTCAAGGCAAAAGGCTCTAGTGAGGTCATCAAGCCACTGGCTACAACCCATGCCAACAAACACAAGATTGCGCTCAACAACTTTAAGGTAAGTTTACTTTGATAAATGCATTACTACAAGTTCtggtacatttttaataaaaccaaTTGCTCCCTTTCCATCAGCTGATCACTGAGGTCATCATTAAGGTGTTTGGGGAGAAGGGGGTGTGGGACACTGCTACCCAGGGTTCTTTCAGAAGTGTGATGGGTGTCGTCGTCAACGAGATCGACTGCGTCTACAAGGAGCTTGGTTTCACTGGCTAGATATTTGTCCCCTACAGTGCCGGACATTGCTGGGACGAAGTAAATTGGTGCTTATGTTGCCAGTGGGAGTAGACTGTAAACAAGACGCCTGTATTCCTGCAAGTAATGCTTTAACTGCATAGTGTTGAGCTTGCAAGTTTTTTTAGGCATTAACATGTGATGAGCCTCAGTAAAGCAGTTCTTGTACCAGATCAGATGAATGTGTTGCACATTTCTTCACATAATCACTAcagtacaagttttttttttatttacagtataaagtaaGGCTTAAATACAACCCAACACAGCAGTAGTACATTACATAGGGTGCacaattagattttatttttaaatctaattattGGTgcatcacatgtttttattttttttattaagtattgACTTATAAAACTTGGAGTCATACTATGTGCACCTTCATATGTCCAAGACAGATTGCCAACAGTGTTTCTGCTCCTGTGTGTCAGGTCTTTAACACATGGTGATTATAAATTTaactacaaattattattttttggttttctttgaGAACCAGTTATTCAACTCAAGTTCATCCATTTTTAACCAGAACATTAAAAACTAATCTTTGATAGAATGGGTTTGGGGTATTTCTCACTAGTTAATACAAACATTCCGGGATACGAGCCCACTCACTCTTCACAAATTTGTGTCTGAGGCCGTTCCCTTTCAAAGCTACAGTACAcccgatgctgtgtgaaaatgctAGGGGAAACATGTTgtcggttgtgaagcatgtgtgtatcaaacacgcctaatttttggcttatataacctcggtcgggtaaGGTTAACTGCAAAGACGCACCTGCAGATTATAAAtgggagtgaaccggaaacattcctcagattctttggggggggggggggcgcgaTGCATCCGTGGTAACAAACAcgcgctctttgtcggcggcgcacttgcgcatccatatgcgtagaaaagagatgcaatatcaTGGAGAGTGGCATGTGAGTGGGGCGGTGTGACgagccccagggactttaaacaaggactcTGGAATTCTGCCCTTTGATCTGAGGACAGcacgagaaagagctgcgcgatgtgtataaatcagtgtgtgtgtgtgtgaataataaattttatttgatataggtatacagtggtgtgaaaaactatttgccccttcctgatttcctattcttttgcatgtttgtcacacaaaatgtttctgatcatcaaacacatttaactattagtcaaataacacaagtaaacacaaaatgcagtttttaaatgatggtttttattatttagggagaaaaaaaatccaaacctacatggccctgtgtgaaaaagtaattgccccctgaacctaataactggttgggccacccttagcagcaataactgcaatcaagcgtttgcgataacttggaacgagtcttttacagcgctctggaggaattttggcccactcatctttgcagaattgttctaattcagctttatttgagggttttctagcataaatctcctttttaaggtcatgccacaacatctcaataggattcaggtcaggactttgactaggccactccaaagtcttcattttgtttttcttcagccattcagaggtggatttgctggtgtgttttgggtcattgtcctgctgcagcacccaagatcgcttcagcttgagttgacaaacagatggccggacattctccttcaggattttttggtagacagtaaaattcatggttccatttatcacagcaagccttccaggtcctgaagcagcaaaacaaccccagaccatcacactaccaccaccatattttactgttggtataatGATCTTAttctgaaatgctgttacttttacgccatgcaccttccaaaaagttcaacttttgtctcgtcggtccacaaggtattttcccaaaagtcttggcaatcattgagatgttttttagcaaaattgagacgagccttaatgttctttttgcttaaaagtggtttgcaccttggaaatctgccatgcaggcagtttttgcccagtctctttcttatggtggagtcgtgaacactgaccttaattgaggcaagtgaggcctgcagttctttagatgttgtcctggggtcttttgtggcctctcggatgagttgtctctgcgctcttggggtaaaattggtcggccggccactcctgggaagattcaccactgttccatgtttttgccatttgtggataatggctctcactgtggttcgctggagtcccaaagctttagaaatggctttataaacTTTACTgaactgatagatctcaattacttttgttctcatttgttcctgaatttctttcgatcttggcatgatgtctagcttttgaggtgcttttcgtctacttctctgtgtcaggtagctcctatttaagtgatttcttgattgaaacaggtgtggcagtaatcaggcctgggggtgactacagaaattgtagtgtgataaaccacagttaagttattttttaacaaggggggcaatcacttttttacacagggacatgtaggtttggagttttttttctccctaaataataaaaaccatcattttaaaaactgcattttgtgttcaattatgttatctttgactaatagttaaatgtttttgatgatcagaaacattttgtgtgacaaacatgcaaaagaataagaaatcaggaaggtggcaaatagtttttcacaccactgtatattaactTATGCTAGGGTACTATTTCCTGCACGGTGTATCTgcacggagagattgtgtgtgcacgtagagtttgtgtgtttgtgacgttatcttcttcaaacgtgcttccaaccaaccaactctggcctccaaactcagaagggtATGtgtcagtttgagcttgacacattttcagcttcagtagacacacgatacttcagactgaaacacgactgcccctacaggtaatgaagggcattttcacagcttgtcgcgggatcccttttcttaaaacgtgcgtttttaaaggccaagggcctcatgtatcaacgctgcgtgcacacaaaaactttgcttatgCCAGAAGGGACGCATTTTAGCGATCACAGTGATTTCCTGGCCTACGATaatgactggcttattagctatttcagatttccaagagctatcctcttggagctctgtgctgagttgggtccaaatttggaaagagacagcgaggagccacgcattaccTGTTCCCTTACAtgtgctgacaacgcttggtttcctggcaactggttctgtccaaagggaactggcagaccgctcggggttaagccagtcgtctttgagccttgccatgccagctgtatgggacgggatcatccgcatgtctagcaggtatataaggtttccataccatgcagttgaccagccaaacattaaagcaaaatttgcagcgatcgccggttttcctaatgtaatcggaaCGATCGACTACACGCACActgctataaaggcgccatctgaagaTGTATTTGCATACGTTaatcggaaacatttccaattaataaatgtgcaaataatatgtgatgcttaaatgcgcctaacaaatattgtggcaaggtggcctgggacaacccatgattcattcatcctcacaaacagcatggttgggatgagctccagggtggcaggatgcgtgatgggtggcttcttggtgagtgatgtatttgaagatattattccagctaagtttttattttattttgttattaattctaGGGGACAAACaataatgcaaataacagtttttctctggtctacctccgataggagcacctccaattcacattctgtgaagtttcgcttcttgcttgcttttgccattgctttttcatttggttttgccaaagtggagtcattaacatatttatacggaggaggaggcagggaggggttttgcgctcttgcacgtgcgctcaatttcacgttaatttGTACAAAAGAGAATATGCGTGGAATTCCGCATATGCAGTGTTtcataaatcatatttttttactgcgtacgcacatttacagctttgtccgtacgcaatgttttagtaggaattcaacgcaagtctttgtacatgaggccccagagCTGTAAGCCAAAAATTTTGCGTGTTTGAttcacacatgcttcacaaccggcaacatgacgaGATGTTTTCcctagcgttttcacgcagcatctcgttcccgccttttcagggaacagggttacagcaaagtaactcgAGACGTTTTCTGGAGAACCCAGagtaattcaaattcaaattttatttgtcacatacacagtacgatatgcagtaaaatgctttagacaactgcccgtgacctcaaaataaaagactatgaaatagaaagttaaatatgaaaaggaaaacagaaggtaaattttaactaagaaagaataaaataaaataaaatatagaattaaaataaaataacataactgtacagtaataaattaagtataaatagaaatgtcacagatttaaagtgtttaaagtgactgtGCATCCAGGTAACAgaatgtccagggggtgtgcaaatatacttGAAGTAACATATTTACAAGTGATTTATGATCATTTAACTTAACAAATGTCCACgaatgtgtagttgtgcagtggccactagtgtaagtgaatgtccagaatgtccacagtgagtgcaaaaaccatgtatgtggatgtgcaaaatggatcagtactgtgtaGTGTACTTATTAAGAGACCGTATcacctgtgggaagaagctcctccttagtctctctgtgttggtcttcagggagcgaaatgggtttcctgacctcaacagagagaacagtccattgctggggtagctgaggtccttcacaatcttcctggacTTAGtacagcaccgcttgctgtagattgagtgcaggtcaaggagctcggtgcggatgatgcactcagctgattgcacaaccctctgtagagctcgtctgtcctgcatggtgctgttcccgaaccaggttgagatgtttcccatcaggatgctctctatggtgcaggagtaaaagtccctgagcaccttggagggcagtcggaagtctctcaagcgtctgaggtggtagagacgctgtcgggcctttttcaccacggtgttgatgtgacaggaccatgacaggtcctgtgtgatgtgaacaccgaggtatttgaagcgcTCCACTTTCTCCACTGGGCTGGAAGTGGCtgcacagtcatatgtgtacaaagagtacaccagggggctcagaacataaccctggggggctccagtgctgagagtgatggaggctaagacatgtctgcccatccttactgcctgtggtctgccagttagaaaattagagatccactagcacagagatgagctgagtcccaggtgctccagcttggtggtgagtgtggagagaattatggtattaaatgctgagctgtagtcgagGAAGAGCAttttcccccttctagtgtccaagtgagtaagtgatgtgtggaggagatgagcgATGGCATCATAAGTAGAAtggtttggacggtaagcgtACTGTAAAGGGTCCATTGACATCCAtcctctcttgaaggctctcctcacgtcatgcttggagatgatgaacgcgtttccagtgctggcagtgtcttcctgtctgcagccgttagcgccgctagcataagcatcgctagcgtctttagctgcagcctcgaagcgagcatagaaagtgttcagctcgtctgccagagtcacgttgTTGGCGTTtaatagtccgtaattgtccttagtccctgccacaggctcctagagtcactctgttggattCTCGACGCATGTCCCGTGTTAtatttgaggttggcactgttaaagtcccctgcCACAATAAgtgcagcgtcccggtgttgtgtttggtgctgtgtaagTGCCTCATGCCTCGTtcatgtcctgtccatgcggtgaaccgagaagaactcgacTGGATGGtctggcaccgctgggttcagccatgtctcagtgaagcagtggagattgcagtcccgagaTTGCagtgtctctctggaactttatcctggccctgaggtcatcgagcttgttttccagtgactggacgttggctagcaggatgctaggcagaggtgtgcagtgtgcacgggctctcagcctgttcctgatgctCATTttcctcgaggccgccgctttgcgttgcgtcctttgttctccctctggatctcactcggccagctcagaTTTgaagttaaaaacgtcgaattgtgagtacattgtataccaatagaaacaagagtgtctctatcatacctaatgcactcaatggtggtgattttgccgatttaaaaacactgaaaactaactttaaaaaaaaaaacttaccggcgccatcttggtttTAGGAATGAACCTTTGGTAGTTCTTTACCGGGAAagaaaaatcttaaatttaagcgccaattatatttaaatttttatgggCATGAATTAGATGGAATTTATACTTACAATCTAATGTCAGTAATTCCGTTTTACACAAGATTGCCCGGAACAACTTCAAGGTAACACTAAACACCTGCGTTTACTTAGATTTATTTGCATCAATACACTACTACTGATTCATCTAATACAATTGCTCTTTCCATCAGCTAATCACCAATGTCCTTTTGGTTGAAATGAGaataaagtaaatacaaaaataaacatttaagacGGACTGCGATTGGCAGAGAATCAtgttaaatacagtacacaatTAGCCAATGGCAAGAGTGGTTCTTCAACTTCCTTTCTGATGTACCATAATCATTAGGTATGACTACAGTAATAAGTTTTTATTCAAGATGATAACTTGTTTTAGCTTGGGTCTTAGTacgaatgtatttttttttttcatcattgtaTGGTACAAGCTGCACAATGTGtgtagtaaaattaaataaacctagGCAAAAACACTTTGCATGGGATTCCTCATGCAAAAAACCCACAGAAATCTAAATATTAGGACTGGTCCTTGGATTCTAATGCTCTGGTAAAGCAtggtttctgtttgtttgcccCTGCTCTTGTCTGCATTACATCTGTGACCTACTCTTGTCTAGATACTTAACATCcttctacagtggaaccttgtattgtgagcataatttgttccagatgATTGTGTtcatatatcaaaacactcataaaccaaagtGAATTTCaccataaataatgaaaactcagattatttgttacacagccccccaaaaatacataaaaataattaacttcacacacagactcaagaGAGGAATGGAGGCCCCAACCATCGGGCTGCATAATAATAACCACAGTGGAAAAGGTATCAATATCATTCTTTTATCTCCTgtcatgtttgtaaatattcGGCCCTTGTCAGTTTAAAGTGTACCTCTttctaaaaacttaaaaataaaactggcataattttttaattcattaaaatgttttagaatcAAGTTTAATTAGTGTTATTCTCCTTTAAATAGAGACAACAGAACAATACCTCAGGCATAATTTAtcatattgttatatttatattccCCATCACTAATGAGGGATATGAGACTAATTATTGAGTTTATTAAGTATAATTTAAAAGAAGAACTGTTTCTTGATGTGATTGACAGATTAGTAAAGAGAAATAGTAAAGAAAAGTTttagagtgtttgtgtgtgtgtgtgtgtgtgtatggttgaATTAGTTGAAGAAACagaaagctttttatttttgttcacttTTTGCCTTGattatgataaaat
This genomic window contains:
- the LOC128507000 gene encoding myoglobin-like, translating into MAVGPWRRRRGGGEVLTRLFTEHPDTQKLFPKFVGIPCGELAGNAGVADHGKTVLTKLGEILKAKGSSEVIKPLATTHANKHKIALNNFKLITEVIIKVFGEKGVWDTATQGSFRSVMGVVVNEIDCVYKELGFTG